A region from the Pontixanthobacter aestiaquae genome encodes:
- a CDS encoding FAD-dependent oxidoreductase, with the protein MESIGANLEEMKRQPLADDHVAALREIAAEKSYTAGEMVVEVGDAMDRFVYVLDGEIEIVNPYTDERWIESSLGPTQFMGEIAFLNAGTFTIPMRAAKDTITLEAPREDMLQLMSDIPELSDHVITVFSARRRRQFEDHRSSIKLIGAEQDAKVQEVASFLSRNRIPFQSYSMDGDCEETVRLCDLSEKKPSVIFAKDHVVEAPTPRKVAQLIGLDLDIDDDLDVDVLIVGGGPAGIAAAVYCGAEGLCALVIEDVAIGGQAGTSSRIENYMGFPTGISGADLTYRGQIQAMKFGTRFAMPRRVEALEKREDGSFCATLDAGQIICAKAVLVATGVQYRKLPLEGREDFEGAGVFYAATDMESRFCHKKPVAIIGGGNSAGQAAMYLSRSAKHVHLLIRGDSLAESMSSYLRDRLEADPAITIHYNTQVSCLHGDNWLERIDLQTPNGSETMDCGGLFIMVGAAPNTDWLSGLVDLDEKGFVKTGDAAGNGSPYQTSAEGIFAVGDVRAGSVKRVASGVGEGSVVVSAIWSHVNRENDAV; encoded by the coding sequence ATGGAATCGATTGGCGCCAATCTCGAAGAAATGAAACGCCAGCCACTGGCTGATGATCATGTCGCCGCGTTACGCGAAATCGCTGCAGAAAAGAGTTATACGGCTGGCGAAATGGTGGTCGAGGTTGGCGATGCGATGGATCGCTTTGTCTATGTGTTAGATGGCGAAATCGAGATTGTGAATCCGTATACGGATGAACGCTGGATTGAATCCTCGCTCGGCCCCACTCAATTCATGGGCGAGATCGCTTTCCTCAATGCCGGTACATTCACCATTCCCATGCGCGCGGCCAAAGACACGATCACTCTCGAAGCACCGCGCGAGGATATGCTCCAATTGATGAGCGACATTCCCGAGCTGTCGGATCATGTGATCACCGTATTTTCTGCGCGCCGCCGCCGCCAGTTCGAAGACCATCGCAGTTCTATCAAACTGATTGGTGCGGAACAGGATGCCAAAGTGCAAGAGGTTGCAAGCTTCCTCTCGCGCAATCGCATTCCTTTCCAGTCTTACTCTATGGACGGCGATTGCGAAGAAACCGTAAGGCTATGCGATCTGTCCGAGAAAAAGCCCTCGGTTATCTTCGCCAAAGACCATGTTGTAGAAGCTCCGACACCGCGCAAAGTGGCGCAATTGATCGGTCTCGATCTTGATATCGATGACGACCTTGATGTCGATGTGCTAATCGTTGGCGGCGGGCCAGCGGGCATCGCTGCTGCGGTCTATTGCGGGGCGGAAGGGCTGTGCGCGCTGGTAATCGAGGACGTTGCGATTGGCGGGCAGGCGGGGACGTCAAGCCGGATCGAAAACTATATGGGGTTCCCGACCGGGATTTCCGGAGCTGACCTTACCTATCGCGGGCAGATACAGGCGATGAAATTCGGCACCCGCTTTGCCATGCCGCGCCGGGTCGAGGCGCTTGAGAAGCGCGAAGACGGGTCTTTCTGTGCTACTCTGGATGCCGGCCAGATTATCTGCGCAAAGGCCGTATTGGTTGCAACCGGTGTCCAATATCGCAAACTGCCACTCGAAGGCCGTGAAGATTTCGAAGGTGCGGGCGTGTTCTATGCTGCAACGGACATGGAATCGCGCTTTTGCCATAAAAAGCCCGTTGCGATCATTGGCGGCGGTAATTCGGCGGGGCAGGCGGCGATGTATCTCTCGCGTTCCGCCAAGCATGTACATCTGCTGATCCGCGGTGACAGTCTGGCCGAGTCCATGTCGTCCTATTTGCGCGACAGGCTTGAGGCCGATCCGGCCATCACAATCCACTACAATACGCAGGTTTCGTGCCTGCATGGCGATAATTGGCTTGAGCGTATCGATCTTCAGACACCCAATGGGTCAGAGACAATGGATTGCGGCGGCCTGTTCATCATGGTCGGTGCCGCGCCCAATACCGATTGGCTGTCTGGCCTCGTCGATCTGGACGAAAAGGGGTTCGTGAAGACCGGCGACGCCGCAGGAAACGGATCACCGTACCAGACATCGGCAGAGGGCATATTTGCGGTCGGCGATGTCCGCGCGGGATCAGTAAAACGCGTGGCATCCGGTGTGGGGGAAGGCTCTGTGGTTGTCTCAGCGATCTGGAGCCATGTGAACCGCGAAAACGACGCAGTCTAA
- a CDS encoding polyprenyl synthetase family protein: MDTVTAGIVSDLGFVEEMDRVRTWLNSWIDSVEPDLKPLLEWQFVEGSKYFRPLTIFGCYRATNGVEAEIPDRMIRSAAVLEMMHNMTLIVDDILDHSDERRGIPSLHAKFGQLPALMASGFIVAEGFDMSAEDPHDIRLFADLVKRLGVAECAQWRLRRQPLGVADWEEIAGEDTGSMFETCACLATRDDSLRKFGRLIGMVYHGCDDVGDVKGLEGLGGGGEEDLRDGILTLPASLAIQDRAICDMFCKENPSPAELEQIKHAMIKQLPAADAHLDKLAVDAKWQAQTKTKDPKVLEELVDYTRELSRR; the protein is encoded by the coding sequence TTGGATACAGTCACTGCGGGCATCGTGTCGGACCTTGGCTTCGTCGAGGAGATGGACCGTGTCCGCACATGGCTCAACAGTTGGATCGACAGCGTCGAGCCTGATCTGAAGCCTTTGCTCGAATGGCAATTTGTCGAAGGATCCAAATATTTCCGACCACTGACGATCTTCGGTTGCTACCGTGCCACAAACGGCGTTGAGGCGGAAATTCCGGACAGGATGATCCGTTCTGCTGCTGTGCTCGAAATGATGCACAATATGACATTGATTGTGGATGATATTCTCGACCATTCGGACGAGCGGCGCGGAATACCTTCGCTGCATGCAAAGTTCGGCCAATTGCCGGCATTGATGGCGTCCGGTTTCATCGTAGCCGAGGGCTTCGATATGTCGGCGGAAGACCCGCATGACATCCGGCTGTTTGCCGATCTGGTCAAGCGTCTGGGCGTGGCCGAATGCGCGCAATGGCGTCTGCGCCGTCAGCCGCTGGGGGTGGCCGACTGGGAAGAGATTGCGGGGGAAGATACCGGATCGATGTTCGAAACATGTGCGTGCCTTGCGACGCGCGATGACAGCCTTCGCAAATTCGGGCGGCTGATCGGCATGGTTTATCACGGCTGCGACGATGTCGGCGATGTGAAGGGGCTGGAGGGACTTGGCGGCGGCGGTGAAGAAGATCTGCGCGACGGCATCCTGACGCTACCTGCTTCGCTGGCAATTCAGGACAGGGCGATTTGCGATATGTTCTGCAAGGAAAATCCTTCTCCTGCTGAACTGGAGCAGATCAAACACGCGATGATCAAGCAATTGCCCGCTGCCGACGCCCATCTGGACAAACTGGCTGTCGACGCGAAATGGCAGGCGCAGACCAAAACCAAAGATCCCAAAGTGCTCGAAGAACTGGTGGACTACACGCGGGAGCTTTCCCGGCGCTAA